The Medicago truncatula cultivar Jemalong A17 chromosome 7, MtrunA17r5.0-ANR, whole genome shotgun sequence genome includes the window TTGTACATTGGAGGTGCTATTTTTTGTAAAGTAACTTATGCATTTGCACATACGGGTCTCTCTCTTATAAAAACAGACATCTCAAGGGAAGCAAATGTTCTTTAATAAACAAGTAAAAGTGCTATACTATACATATTAGGAGAAAACTAAGTAGCTTCACTTCTTTATAATATAAAACTGGGTACGCCTTCTCATACTAACAAAAGAATTTAAGCAAAGTATATCTGTGACAATAAAATCTTATATTTCCTcttaaataagttaaggaatTTCATTGACCTAACCACTTGTTTTTTGCTAGGTAAAACAACCAATACTAGCCAATACCCGTGCAAAAATTCAATTACAAAGATTTGTACAAGGCATATTTCCCATGGAACTCAACCAACCAAAAGAACAGCGAAGAAAGAGATTTGTACAGAAAATTGTACAAGGTCACAATTCACAATTCACTCGGATCAATTAGAAAGAGATTAAGAATGAACCATTTAGACCTCAACTATCTTTTTTATAGCATTTCTTATTGTTTCCCAATAAAGTCATTATTGTTCATTATGATctcaaaaaatacatattgcaggTCAAAATAGTTGGGGAAGAATGATGACATGATCAGACTATTCTAATTCTAAGTCGCTTGGAgctttttaaatatttcatgTCCTCAGCCTACACTGCACACATTTTTAGGGATTCGGGATTACTTGTTGCAAACaaagttttcattttatttgattGACATATAATTAGGCAACCATATCATATATTTACAATACAGtgtttatataataattttattaaaagcaacaaatatttacttaaagcaattaaattttagaatttCAGAAAAAGAGAGCCTTAGCACAATGGTTGGTGTTGCTGGCGTATGACTGAGGTGGTGGGATTAAACTCTTGTATGTGTTTGTTCTATAGCATGTATATATGTAACTGTTGCTCTTTTGTTGTGACGTGTGAAATTCCTAACTCGACAATAACATTATGTACTTTTGGTAACTGTCTGTCACAGTAGTCCCAACAGTGACTGTGTGTGTATGTGTTTGGTCCTTAACAGAATAACTGTATTGAGAAACAGAAATACAAACAAGTTTCATTCAACACTGTTCTCTCTCCCACGTCATTTTCTAAGAGATTATAGCAAAAAAATCTATGGTTCAATGTTCTATTATAGATGAGACAATGTTGTAAATGCAGGTTAATATTCAGACAATTATCTGaactgaaagaaagaaaaattaacagACTGCACTACTTACCAACCCCTTTTCATCAATTGAGCAGCCACAGAAGAAACTTTGGCTTGGACATAACTATCGGGTGAACTAGCATGTTGCATTGCATAGCAAAGACAAAAACTGCAATATATATTTTCGAAACAAAAAGGgcaacatatatatttaaaaggtTTAAAATGTATGTATCAAAAAGGGCAACATATTTTGTAGATTGAAAGGTTTAAGCAGACCTAATCAAGCTTCTTTTGTCATCAGCATTGAGAAAACCCCATTCTCTGATCGCAGCTTCTCTGATTGCTGCAGCAGCTTGAAATCTTGCAGTTGCCACCAAGGAATTTTCTGCATAAACAAAACCATTACAGTATCAGCATGATCTAAACCAGAGTAATGCACAAACTTTAAGAGACCGCCTAATAAAGtcttaatgaataaatatcacAGACAGATTATTCTaaaaccaaataacaaataagatGCCCcctattcttattttttatataagctaGCAACATATTCTCTTTCTAGCCCTTTATCCATGATTGAAAGAAATTTAAGTGGGTCCGACCACATTGGAGACGAGTGTCACTGTATAGGGAATGAAATCCACGTGATTTAGTGGGATCCACATAAATTTTACCTATTCATAAATAGTGTTACTCATGCTAGTCAAAATTGTGATTTCAATCATACGATTTTGTGAATGTGCTTGCCCTCGGTGATGAAGAGTATACAGAGAATCGGTTTTTGGTGAAATCGGGTAGAATCGCTGTTGTTAATCGTGCAATCATTTGATCTGCAATCTTTCTGGAGTTTTTGCGATTCTGGTTTGGAGTGGTGGTCATGCGGCGGCTGCTAGGGTTAGGAAAAGAACCTATTTTCTGCACGCAGATCAGAAGAAGACCCATTTATGCATGCAGGTAATAAGAAACCCCGTTTAGGAAATAgggtttttttgttaaaataaaaaaaaataaatgcctgttaattatttttattttaaaaacagtgTGTGACTTTCCTCTGCCCTACATTAATTTATGCAACCTTCTTGTTCCCTACGATTGTTTATGTCCATCCCTTCCTTGCCTGATCCATCCTTCTTTTTTACGTCCGTCTCTGTTGAATTTCTCTCATTTGTATTGttttgtgatttattaagttATGAGTTTGTGAGAACTTGCTTATGGACTTTCTTATACTTAcgaatttaaatttataaaagtatTTCAAGTGTGCGTTAAGTTTCTCTCTATCTTACTTGTGTTATTTTGTATGCATGTGTATGAGTTTTATACAATCTTACAATTGTACTTTTTACGATTTTACTTCCCTTTCTATGATTTTAAGTATCTTGAGTGTATAGCTACTAGCTAGCAGtcttgattctttttttaaatgacaggTGTGAAATGCAAAAGCACCTATACAACAAGATTCTAGCATGTAATTGGAAATTAAAAAGAACTCCTAGATCaaaagaaattgataaaaaaacaagaGCAATAGAACCCGGCATGGTGGTATATGAAAGTTGAGTAAAAGTATAGCATTTAAACATAATGAAAGTGTGTGACCAACCAAGAATGAACTGACAAGTCTTATATGGTTGAGAAGATTGGCCTAATGACAATATAATAGCTTCGGAAGCTGCTGGACTGATTTGCATCTGAAAATAACATGATTATATTGAGCATTGCGATTATTGCGATTACAGTATAGTATTATTAAGAACGGAGAGGAATACGAAGAAACCTGAATGGAGTTGCTAGCTAACTCGATGGCTCGCATGGTAGAGTGAAGTTCGGAGAAATCGGTATTTGGAGTAAAACCTTgcatcttctcttcttcttcggTGAATGCTAAAACCTAATTAATTAATCGAGATTCAACTTGGAATGATGTGATGATGCAGAAATTcggaatcaaatcaaatcaaatcgcGAACGAACGTCGTTTGTTTGATTTGTAGAATCAGAGAGGAGAGTGAAAACGTCGTCGTTCGTCGTTTTGATTGTTGAGTTCAGTTGAGTTCAGTGtgcccctctctctctctctctctggcTGAGGGGTTTTACTGACTGTTCAGTGCTCGCTCACTACTTCTATACTCTCCTCCTTTCCTTCTGCTCTCTCTGCAGCCATCTAGAGCCCAAagccttttcttttttatttaaaaataaaatgttttttatttttaacctttaaaaaaaaatactacaaagAAATTAGTCGAGACAAGACATTATATGAAGTGAGACAAATAAAAGATTAGCCAACGCATTAGCACATCAATTCCAAGAAATATGGATAAAAACGAACATTTCAATCTAGTTTGAGCAAATCTTTGAGAGTTTTGTTGGGATTCTTGCTATGTATCATGGTTTGAGTTTAGGTTGGCCAGTTGGTCATCTGTTATTCAGATTCTCTCTTTGTGATTCAGTTGATTCGTGATCCCTTAGATGTGTTTCATAGGTTTGACAACTTGattaatttgattaagaaattattgAATTGGGTTGGTTCGTTGAGTTTACTCATACTCTTCGGAAAGGCAACTGCGTTGCGAATTGTTTAGCCAAGTTGGGTGCTAGAAGTTCTTACAGTTTGGTGGTCGCAGCCCTTTGGTTTTCATACCATTTGTATTTGACTTATTTTAGAGTTTACGCAAATAAATAAgcattatgtattatttttaagttttttaaggtgatttatgaaaaaataatttataaatatacaattttcgttaataaaatcttatgaattaacataaaaatttaattatttacataagcttgaaataagctcaatccaaacaaaTTTGTATTCTTCGTTGCTTATTGATGATTTAGGCATCTCTTTTCTTAGGCGTTAGCCTTTCTTTTCCTATTTTCTTTTTgcgtttttttttacttgtaaacataaaaagaatcttagagatttttttttattttccttaataaaaaagaagtaaacCACAAAAATGAGCTCTCAATTTGATtagaatatgaatattttaaacaaataattgaaCTTAAGTGGTCAATTAACTCCTTCTAGGACAAACCGTTTGAGATCATAGTTCAACGTTCAACTTCTGATGGATATAGTTATTGACCAGACTTTACTTACATTCTGCCGAACTCTGAATTATTaggactactttttttttaaaattggagaattaaaaaaaatatatatataaatattttaatttggttctCAAATCTAAAAAATATCTCTCGAGTTTGTCTTTCTCACAAAGTTCATTATTAAACGATATTAATTGTGATTGTCATGACGCGTTGACGGTAATGTTAGAAATCAAATAGTTTCGACTTTATAGCAACACTTTCAGAAAGTAAAATCTTCAAAGAACACCAAGGTTGAGGCATAGATCTCTAGCCAAAAGATCACAAGGGAGCATGTGCCCTTTTAATTTAGTCCATAAGAATGTTAACGTTTTAATTTAATCTCCAATTTCGTAAAATATTCTTCAAATGTATCCTTTTGTGAAGTCAAACAATAAACGACCTAGATGGTGAAGATGTAGATATCAAGTGTATTGATGGCAATCCTAATCGCAGAAAGAAGAATCCACATAGTTTAAAACTGAAAACACATAGGACAATTATGTGCCCTGACCCTTGTGCGCATTTCCTTCTTGCTAATGCTTTATTTTGCTTTAGTATAGTTTGATcacatgttaaaaaagaaaattgcttttttgacataggaagcttcctattgacacaagtaatttaCATAATTGCCCCAGCCACAGTTAACAACCGCTGAAACCCAGAGGCAGTTAATTGCCGTTCACACCAGTTAACAGAACCAGTGCAGTCTGCATTGGTTTAGCCCAGGAAATTTGTCTGTTTTACCTATAATTTCAAACGGCAATTCCGGAGGAAATCAAACCGAAACAACAACATCCAGCAATCACAAACATCAACATTTCATAGGTTATCAATTATTCGGTAACATTACATAAAATCGATAATGCGTTAACGTTTCACAATTCTTTGAAATTCGTcaaatttttcatattatgcACCACATTACACGTAATGtacattaattactaataaatgtgaaactcaaatatatatatatatatataaatagttaAAGGTTAGTTACATATCACCCAAAAACTTGATCATTACATTATATATCTCAAAAAATACGTCGGCGCATATCGACCAAAAAACGGATTAACACCGACCAAAAAGTGTCATATTTCATCTAACAAAAGCAAATCATCTAAATGTTCCAGaacatcttcaaattcttcGTTTCCTTTAACCGGAGTGTCATCAAATATAATTGGATTGTCTtcatttgttggtttttttggtGGAACCGGTTTCTCTTTGTCCTCAATCTCCATGAGTGCTCGGAAACGATCGTGTGGATCCAAGAATTCATAATCCCATGTTTTTGCCTCATCGCTCCTATGATTTATCCACTCCGtggatgatggaggtagtggacaaccatcTTTCAATGAAAGAATGACAAAATTATTTGGGATTAAACCAAGGCAAATCATGTTGCTTTTTGGATTAACCGGAGGCGCACCTCTAAGTGGGAAAAAAGTCTCGGAGACTCCAATATCAAGGGTAGTCATCTCCACCATCGGCCTATTGTAACAGGATGCAACGATGTGTCCCATATCCGGCAATGTCAACCATTTGTCGGGAGGTGCAAAGTTACTAAGATTTTTGGGAGGATGCAATCCATCCAAAATGTACTTGTAACGGTCCGCGCTCGCATATACATCGATTTATTTGTTCCTATGCTCTTTCAACTCTTTAATAAGTGCTCTCCACACCATAACATGACTTTCTTCCGTCAAACCCACGCGTTCGGCAATAGCCCTAAACCCACAATGTTTGTCACCAATAACATCCACAATTCCCTCAATGTATGGTCTCATGAATTTTGGAAAGTAATACATAGGATTCGGTGGTTCATAATTTCTTGAAACCAAGCTAGGCTTAGGAACCAGAACCGGAGAAATGCCAATGCGAGCACCTTTACTTTTAGGTTGTGAAGATTTTTTTCGTGGTGAAGATTGACTTTCCGGATGTTGAGAATCAATAGTCTCCTACTTAGATGGGATCCTACGtgcagttttgatttttttgggagcTCCTTTGGTTGGCACCTTTTTTGGAGTTGGTGACAACATTGTGGTCTCCGAAAACGCTAACAACCGCATACCCTCTTTGATTTCTAGTTTCATTTCGAACTGTTGTAGTATGACTCcaaatttgatggatggagaatattgttgctaaaaatataaaagatttgtttcaaatatattttgtgctgaaaatatatttatggacaataaatatatttttgtatcgtatgaagaacgatttgatgcaaatatattttgaaagggaatattatatttttgatgcaaatattctttcactgaaggagaaaaaaaacgtatcttcagtgtggtattcattccaaatttatgagttatatgtttactataaatatagaccttgtatcagagcaaactttgagagagatagagggggctgaaacaagggtttagaaaggcaacaacaaaactagggtttgtatagagtttgtctctttggaacaaacactagggtttgtgggttgattcaccttgggaaacactattaggattgagtctcttagttacgggaagaggctgggactttgggtagaattaggcgggagacttattcttgtaacccattgatttctcttttgtaacgttactcatcatatagtgaatCGGAGGGCTgttctctcccccagactaggtcaatttggaccgaactgggtcaacaaattcttttgtgttcttctcttctttgtgttcttctcgccgttgttttctacttttggcttgtatttaattgttccatacactttgttttggttgcctgattatcccttgctccacacatcaagttgttattggtgtgatttttcaacGAATTCGCTACACGAACGGAACTCTTTCGAGACGTTCTTGGATACCACGCCACTCCTCCGCGACCGAAAACAAATCttcattactttcttcttcaccCATATACAACTTATGCCAATGCAGGTGTATCTCATCCAATCAAATGGGCTTGTTGTGACAGATTTTCATAACAATGAAGCATGCACAAGGTAGGCCATACGAcgtcctttgaacacaaccacaagTTTTCTTCTCGATGCACAAGGTTTTCCTAGCACGCGTTTCTTCcacaaaaataaagttcatgGCTTGTCTAGACATGTGACCCCCCAACCCGaagtacaaagtgacatctttgtaCCTATGTTCCAAGACCGTAACGCTTCTACCAAACGATGATTGTatctccccaaattagtttgcCAACATATCATCTATTTTATGCtaacaagtacccaaatcaccttTGGAGGTggacaaatattcattcaccaCACCATGAGCTCCTTCAACTCTATTCGTGGTCCTACACCCAAGATGTAACACAAGGTCCGTCCATGCCCTCACTAGTTTGTCTTTAAAAGGCTTCAAAATGATAGTTTCAACATATTCGAGAAACGTTGGATGATCCTTACAAGCATCTTGGAATTCCACTAGATTACTCGCATATAACTCTTGAGTAGGAGATTCAACCAATTTTTCCCATGCATCAAATATGATATCAACTAACTTACTATGACTCTCCTCGTCGACAATCTTCTTTTGCCCATCCACCACAACAAcattttgtttaactttgcaATCAGTGATGATTCTTGATCTAACATTTTTGCCAACATGGAAATAACAAAGTATTGCACTGCTATCGGGGAGAACATTTGCTACTGCCTTCTTCATATCCGGGTCCCTGTCGGTCACTACCACATTAGGCATATCACTATTTGGTTCAAGAAGTTTAAGCAACATTTGCAAAGCCTAAGTAAAGTTATCCTCCTTTTCCGACGTCATAAATGCAAaaccaaccgaatatgtcaaatagGTTGAGGTGACTCCAACTATTTCAAACAATGGCATTCTATACAAGTTGATTTTGTACGTGGAGTCCATTATCAAAGCAGTCAGAAAAGTGTTAAACAACTTTACCGATGTTGGATGAGTCCAAAATATGTCTTGAACGTGACTTTCCGATTTTTCTCTTACGTAATGAACATATCCATTCTCCTCCAACTTTGAGATTAGATATTGCATCTCCGTCAAGTCACCCCTTTTTGCCATTTTGAATTtgtgacgttcattgtagactgacttgatatttgtgatggactctttccttttcttcttcaaattagtcaaaatattttttggtttcaccgGAGAATCGGTCAAGTCatgtacaatcttcttgtcgtcctccatTAATCTTCCGGCAAGAAGATGCCCTGCTACATACCGCACCATCTCATTGTTGTGAACGCCATTAAGAATAGTCAATTTCCAAGCATTGTTTTCCCTCACGACATATCCACGCACCTTGAACAAACACTCACATTTTCTTGACCCCGTTGCTTCATGCTTCACTTTTGTATTCAGTAATTTGTGCTCGCCGCTCTGTTCACAAACCAACTCCAACATAGCATTTCTACATTCACAAGATCTTCTAATGATAACCGTAAATCCAGCCCTATTTTCTTGTCGATGGACCCAACCGAGCAATTTCTCTTTATCTTTCCATGTATCTCGTGTCGAAAAGAAATGAGTCGTGTCCACTTCGTTGTCACGAAGTTTACACACATCGGAATTGACGCTTGAAGCCTCTACTTTAACGGAAGCTTCAACCTTCATGAAAGCTTCAACCTTAATGGGAGCTTCAACCTTAACGGAATCGACAACACTACGTTTTCGATCACCCGGATCATCATCCGCATTCTCAACCGtatctataaataaacaacatataatttataaattaattaacatgtatctaatatcatataataacataaacaaacaaaaaaaaaaaaggaaaaaaaattttgaattttttttttgggcagTAGCTACTAccatttgaaaattttctaAGTTACAAGCGGCAGTTAACAGCCACTCAcacccagcggtagttaactgccgctacAACTCGTGacagtacaaaaaaaaaaaaatcagaaaaatcaatcaaatgtaATGGATTTTAACATTGTAATACCTGTTCTTTGATGCATATTGTGTGTAGAAACGTCCTAGCAATCGATCAACAATGGATTGGAAGCAAGATTTTGacacaaaaatatttgaaattggatttttttaggTATGGTAATGGTGAGATAAGGTTTACTGGTTTTggggaaaaaaaaacaacggcagttaacaaccgctgagttccagcggcagttaactaccggcGCATCTTCCAGAGCTTTTTAGTAAATTACTTATGTCAATAGGAACTTTtctatgtcaaaaaagcaattttcgtTAAAAAATGTCTCATATTTTAAAGACATTGATGAATCTCCTTTTTGTAGAGGTCTGATATTTACACAACCAAAAATAGTTGTCAAATACCAACCCGTATTCAATGAAACTATATTTTATACCACACACAAAtcaagaaaaagacaaaaaataaaataaaaaataaaaaagtagtgTGCTGGTAGAATTATACTCCCTCGGGGCATCATCCGAAACTCTGCTGGTTTTTATCTCTTGGGATTCTCAGGTTATCTTGCAGCAACCTCCAACATTCTGTTTGCAGAACTTTCTGCTATACATCACGGTCTTAGCTTGGCTTTGGAAGTAGGTATTGAGGAGTTGGTTTGTTACTCGGACTCTATGCTCGCCATTAAACTTGTCACTAAAGAGGCTTCTAATTTCCATGCCTATGTTGTTCTAATTCAAGACATCAAAGACctcttttcaacaaaaaatttcttcatccATCATTGTCTAAGAGAAGGGAACCAGTGTACCGATTTCTTTGCAAAGCTAGGAGCCACATCTAATGAAGAGTTTACTACTTATGTTACTCCGCCAGAAGACCTCATTCCTGATACTAATGGTTTTCATAGGATTTTGATATTAATTGTCCTGTATGAAATTACTTTTGAACCAGGTAATATAGAAAACTATACCATGTAGTAACTAGTAAGTTGCGAGGTTGGTTGGAGTAAGCTATAAAACGTGGGAACGTGGgtggttttttttatataaaaataataaaattaaattaacaaggttaaaattggaagaaattataagaagctataagttataagcttaaaagctatttgaaatagcCTCTCAAAAATAGCTATAAGTTCATGATAAAAGCTTATTATCAAACACGTCACATTTTGATCCAACAAGCTAAAACTAAATtcaataagctataagctaacttCTTATTGTTGCTTaaaagctatttgaaatagcCTCTCAAAAATAGCTATAAGTTCATGATAAAAGCTTATTATCAAACACGTCACATTTTGATCCAACAAGCTAAAACTAAATtcaataagctataagctaacttCTTATTGTTACCAAACACTGCCATCTTCTATGCCAAAAGCAAAGAATATAGTAGTCCTTAATCTGATTAATTGAGATATTTTTTCACATCATTAAGCATGGGAAATATTATGAACAAACGTTTGAATGTATGTTGAGGAATAGCATCCAAACTAACAaggaaatattttttctttaaacaaataaacagagtaatttattttttcttactttCCCTGTATTGAATACTCAAATGCGTTATACAGAGAAGTTGAttcaatcaaacaaacaaacagaCCGGCCTGTGAATGTGACTTACTCTATAGTTTACTGGCATtgtttattaatataaaatatagaaGGACGTGGAAGATCAACTCTAATGCTAGAGGTTGCTCATGTATTCCAATTTGCACACGGTCACCACTCACTAATTAAGAACTAAGCCAACCATACAAATCCAAAAGCAATATAAATAATGATTAATGAACAAAATCATTTTCCTAAAGTTTTAAATAATTATGAAGATCAAAGTTTGACAATTAAGTACACATGAGTCATTTGCAATGAAAgctttcaaaatcaattctcaccTAGAGATGACTACTTCCCATATTGGTCACCATGCAATTGGCATCATATTATTGTTCCAAATGATTACTTTAGTAAAGCCAATCTCATTTAATTACGAAGGCTTTAAATATGATGATGTGAAGCTAGAAGGAGATGCTTCTTTGTTGGATTCATACATTCAACTTACTTCAACCTCAAGGTACCAAAGCAATGCTTTCAGTGTTGGGCGAGTCACGTTTTTCGAGCCATTGCAACTATGGGACAAGACCTCAAGAAAAATCACTGATTTCACTACTAAATTTTCCtttgtaatttactcaaatgaGACTGGTTTTGGAGATGGATTAGCATTTTTCATTGCAGATCCAGAACTTCCATTTGTTGGCTATACGAAAGAAGGCGGTGGTCTTGGTCTTGTGgataaatatcaaatattgaATTCTACAGAACATTCATTTTTAGCAGTGGAGTTTGACACACACCAAAATGGTTGGGATCCATACGGCATACATGTAGGTATAAATTTCAACTCTATGGTGTCTCAGAAAACTAAACCATGGTTGATTGATATTAGGAATAAGaaaacttattattattgtaaaattcagTACAATTCAAGTGCTTATACTTTGAAAGTTTCTTTCACTGGAAACATAGTCAATGATAAGCCTGTAAAAACTTACCTCTCATATAATGTTGATTTGAGAGATTACCTACCTGAGAGGGTTATTTTTGGCTTTTCAGCTGCTACAGGACTAATGTTTGAAATGAATACAATAAAGTCATGGTCTTTCAATTCAAGTTTAGAAATTCAGGATGACAAATTGTCCTCCCCAATCTCAACAACTCCTAGTCCTTCACCAATTCCCAATAGTCTCAAAATATCTAGCAACAAACGTACTGTATGGGCGGGGCTAGGAGTTGGTGTAGGTATTGCATCAATTTTCCTTATTTTaggatgtttttgttttttgatgtgGAAGAGGgctaaagagaaaaaagaagattcAAATTTTGACATGAAAATGGATGATGAATTCCAAAAGGGAACTGGACCTAAAAAGTTTTGCTATAATAAATTGGTAAGTGCAACCAATAACTTTGAAGAAACACAAAAGATAGGACAAGGTGGTTTTGGTGGTGTTTATAAAGGCTATTTGAAAGACATAGATTCCAATGTTGCTATAAAGAGAATATCAAGAGAGTCTAAACAAGGGATAAAGGAATATGCAACTGAAGTGAAGATCATTAGCCAACTTAGGCACAGGAATTTAGTACAACTAATTGGTTGGTGTCACATGAAAAAAGACTTCCTCCTTATATACGAGTTCATGCAAAATGGTAGCTTAGATTCTCACCTATATCGCGGAAAAAGCATATTGACATGGCAAGTGAGGTACAACATTGCTATGGATTTGGCTTCGGCATTGTTGTATCTTCATGAAGAATGGGAACAATGTGTGATTCATAGAGACATAAAATCCAGCAACATTATGTTGGACGATAGTTTCAATGCAAAGCTTGGTGATTTTGGGTTGGCTAGGTTGGTGGATCATGAGAAAGTATCACAAAGTACCACGATCATAGCTGGGACTATGGGGTATATAGCTCCTGAATATTTCACAACAGGGAAAGCTACAAAGGAATCTGATATATACAGTTTTGGTATTGTTTCATTGGAATTAGCAAGTGGAAGAAAACCAATTGATCGTAAGGCCAAGGAGGGTCAAGTGGCTATATTTGATCGGGTCTGGGACCTTTATAGACTTGGAAGGTTGCTTGAAGTAGTAGACACAAAACTCGGGGGTGCATTTGATGAGGAACAAATGGAACGTTTAGTGGTTATTGGCCTTTGGTGTGCCAATCCAAATTATTCATGTAGGCCATCTGTAAGACAAGTGATTCAGGTGCTTAAATTTGAAGCTTCTTTACCAATTCTTTCAGAGGAGATGTTTGAGTCAACTTATCCTACTACAACAATGAGCACAATTTTTGATCCAGTTTCTTTTCCCTCAGAGGCTTACAATTcttaaattgatgtagaataATGTGacatgtttttgaattttggtgTACCATCAGGTCATTGTTTGATGGTGAGCTGTGTAGTAGTTCCCTTTTTTTTTCAGCTGTGTGTAAACTCTAAAGATCATTTAGACAGTGTGTGTGCATTTGTTTTGTCATGGTAACATGTAAGTTTGTGATACAGGCAATGCCTTTTTATATAAGTAACTTTATGTACACACACAAATGTATGCAGAAgaatataaaataagaaaaaaatgcatatttacAATTAGAGACCTTAACATGTCACTTAAAAATAAACATCT containing:
- the LOC25499720 gene encoding L-type lectin-domain containing receptor kinase IX.1 — translated: MKAFKINSHLEMTTSHIGHHAIGIILLFQMITLVKPISFNYEGFKYDDVKLEGDASLLDSYIQLTSTSRYQSNAFSVGRVTFFEPLQLWDKTSRKITDFTTKFSFVIYSNETGFGDGLAFFIADPELPFVGYTKEGGGLGLVDKYQILNSTEHSFLAVEFDTHQNGWDPYGIHVGINFNSMVSQKTKPWLIDIRNKKTYYYCKIQYNSSAYTLKVSFTGNIVNDKPVKTYLSYNVDLRDYLPERVIFGFSAATGLMFEMNTIKSWSFNSSLEIQDDKLSSPISTTPSPSPIPNSLKISSNKRTVWAGLGVGVGIASIFLILGCFCFLMWKRAKEKKEDSNFDMKMDDEFQKGTGPKKFCYNKLVSATNNFEETQKIGQGGFGGVYKGYLKDIDSNVAIKRISRESKQGIKEYATEVKIISQLRHRNLVQLIGWCHMKKDFLLIYEFMQNGSLDSHLYRGKSILTWQVRYNIAMDLASALLYLHEEWEQCVIHRDIKSSNIMLDDSFNAKLGDFGLARLVDHEKVSQSTTIIAGTMGYIAPEYFTTGKATKESDIYSFGIVSLELASGRKPIDRKAKEGQVAIFDRVWDLYRLGRLLEVVDTKLGGAFDEEQMERLVVIGLWCANPNYSCRPSVRQVIQVLKFEASLPILSEEMFESTYPTTTMSTIFDPVSFPSEAYNS